A genomic region of Metopolophium dirhodum isolate CAU chromosome 1, ASM1992520v1, whole genome shotgun sequence contains the following coding sequences:
- the LOC132938310 gene encoding mitochondrial adenyl nucleotide antiporter SLC25A23-like, with the protein MVNTINHQMTVGHSDTESIMPPHYLHEVPNKYELNLAKLFESLDMDKNGKIDILELSIALHDEEYVQKFSELSNATKSGSITLAEFIHYVKEHEQLLRLIFSKIDKNKDGKIDQYEIIRAFQELRIEIDDAEAIRLLKRMDKDGSLEISFEEWRDFLLNFPFTDLHDLIKYWRHSACIDIGEDMNVPDDFTQAEIITGMWWQHLVSGGVAGAVSRTFTAPLDRLKVYLQVYGNQHSNITACFKNMLNEGGKLGMWRGNGINVLKIAPESALKFMAYEQAKRFIQGSRTNDLTIFEKFMAGSLAGGFSQSLIYPLEVLKTKLAIRKSNQYKGIFDCIQKMYYREGMRSFYRGYVPNLIGILPYAGIDLAVYETLKNKYITSHNDSEKPGVPLLLACGTISSTCGQVCSYPLALVRTRLQAPHFEGPDTRTMMSVFREIWMKEGMAGLYRGITPNFMKVAPAVSISYVVYERCREALGALGDVVK; encoded by the exons ATGGTGAACACTATTAATCATCAAATGACTGTTGGACATAGTGACACTGAAAGCATAATGCCTCCTCATTATCTACATGAGGTTCCTAACAAATATGAACTTAATTTGGCTAAATTATTCGAATCGCTTGACATGGACAAGAACGGTAAAATTGACATACTTGAGTTGTCCATTGCATTGCATGATGAAGAGTATGTTCAA aagTTTTCAGAACTGTCTAATGCCACTAAAAGTGGTTCCATTACATTAGCtgaatttatacattatgttaaagaacatgaacaattattaagactaattttttcaaaaattgataaaaacaaagatg gGAAAATTGATCAATATGAGATTATAAGAGCTTTCCAAGAATTAAGGATTGAAATTGACGACGCTGAAGCTATAAGACTTCTTAAAAG gaTGGATAAAGATGGTAGTTTAGAAATTAGCTTTGAAGAATGGAGAGATTTTTTACTTAACTTCCCCTTTACAGACTTACACgacttaattaaatattggaGGCATTCAGCT tgTATAGACATTGGAGAAGATATGAATGTGCCAGATGATTTCACTCAGGCTGAAATAATAACAGGGATGTGGTGGCAGCATCTTGTGTCTGGTGGTGTAGCTGGCGCTGTCTCAAGAACTTTTACTGCACCTTTAGATAGGCTTAAAGTATATTTACAA GTATACGGCAATCAACATAGCAATATAACAGCTTGTTTCAAAAACATGTTAAATGAAGGAGGCAAACTAGGCATGTGGCGTGGAAATGGTATAAATGTACTCAAGATAGCTCCAGAGTCTGCACTTAAATTTATGGCTTATGAACAAGCTAAACGCTTTATTCAAGGTTCAAGAACTAATGACttaacaatatttgaaaaatttatggCCGGATCCCTTGCTGGAGGTTTTAGTCAATCATTAATTTATCCCTTAGAA gttttaaaaacaaaattagccATTAGAAAAAGTAATCAATACAAGGGCATATTTGattgtattcaaaaaatgtattaccgtGAAGGTATGCGCAGTTTTTACAGAGGTTATGTTCCCAACCTTATAGGTATACTTCCGTATGCTGGTATTGACCTTGCAGTTTAtgag acattaaaaaataagtatatcacTTCACATAACGATAGTGAAAAACCTGGTGTGCCATTATTGTTAGCGTGTGGTACTATTTCTAGTACTTGTGGCCAGGTGTGTTCATACCCTTTAGCTCTTGTCCGTACACGTCTTCAAGCACCTC ATTTTGAAGGTCCTGATACAAGGACAATGATGTCAGTGTTTAGAGAAATTTGGATGAAAGAAGGTATGGCTGGCTTGTACAGAGGTATCACTCCAAATTTTATGAAAGTAGCGCCTGCTGTTAGTATAAGTTATGTTGTTTATGAACGATGTCGTGAAGCACTAGGAGCACTTGGAGACGTTGtgaaataa